The window CCGGTTAGGGGCTGGGCCAAGGCCTCTCCGCAAGGCTCCCTCACACAGCCCCAGAACACTCACCGTGGCATTGGGCAGAGTGTAGTACGTAGGCAGTGGCAGGTGATGGTTGGGGACCGTGTCCGGCACCAGGCCGTCGTCCTCGGCGGTCCACAATGGTGTGTTGAGGTCGGCGAAATTGTGGTTAAGGTCGATGCCCTGGAAGGTCCAGCGGCCCTCTGCCCAACCTACGAGCTCCGAGCCCTGCCAGGGAAGAGGCTTGTTCAAGCTGGGGCCTGAGGAGCAGGGGGCGCGCCTGCCATGTGGCCTACCTTGCGGTAGGCGATCTCATGGCCGTCAGGATTCATGGAAGGCAGCAGATGCAGGCGCATCTCCGTGAGCAGCCGGGTCACGCGTGGGTCCCCTCGCAGGAACTCCCGGCACAGGAACTGCATCAGCAGCAGAAGCAACTCCCGCCCCAGGACCTCGTTCCCATGCATGCCGGCCACGTAGCGCACCTCGGGCTCTCCTGAGAACACACAGGGGCTTGCTGGAAGCCAGCGTACACCCAGAGCGCTCCGCCCCGGGGACCACCTCTCCCCAGCCCAGCCATCCATACCCAGCTCGTGTTCCCCAGGATGGTCCGACATTTCCATCACATACAGCTTCAGGCCCTGGTGGCTCTTGCCGATGTTGTAGATGCGGGTGATATTGGGGCACTGCTCGTTCACCTGCTTCATCAGCTGGTAGGAAGACATGCACCAGAGGGCATGTCACCACGGACCACCACGTGGTCACAGATGTGATCACGGAGAGACTTGGGAAAGTCAATGGGTAGCCCACACCAATGCAGGAAGGGGATGGGGTCAGGACAGGGGAGGCACCCTAACCAAGGGAGCCAAACTTTGGGGTCAACAGAGGAAGGGTGAGGTGATGAGGGTCATGAGGGCAGCCCGAGCAGGGGTCGCCTGGGTGGCTGAAGGGCCCTGGACTAGACAGGTCTTCCCTCCTGGGTCCAGGGATTTAGACTGACCTTCCTCATGGCCTTATAATCATGATGCCGAAAATCCAGAGGGTCCGAGGAGCCCAGAGCAGAGGCCTCAGGGAACAGGCCGTTAGGATCTGGTGGAGGATGGTAACAGTCAATGTCACAGTGGAGGGCGCCCTCAGTGTCCCGAACCTGCCCAGACAGCCCTTGCCCAGTTAACTGCCCACCTGAGACCGGGCAGGCCAGGATCTCTGCCCGGAGGCAAGCCGCGCCTCCCTCGAGCCAGGTCTGGGGCAGCAGGCGAATGTAGCGGGCCACCTGGCGCTCAGGGAGGAGGTTCAGCACTGGGGTCTCTTGGTCGGAATTGGCTGGGAAGATCTGGAGGGGTAGAGAGTCTTTTTTCGGGGATGCCAGAAGCCCTGTAGTCTGGCCTAGAATCCAGGGCAAGAATCAGGCCTGCAGCTTTACCAAGGAACCCACCGTGGTGGTCAGTCGGGGGACTTGGGCTCTTGTGTGGTATGCACAGTAACCCTTCCCCCGACCCCCACAAGCaggcaatcacacacacacacacacacacacacacacacacacacacaccccagtccCTGCTCTCGGGCTGTCCCATAGGCCAATGTGGTCATGTGACTTGAGCAGCCAATCCTAAAGCTGGCCATGGCTGCACACCATAGCCTGGTGGCAGAAGCGGGTCCGGGAGGAAGGAGACGGTCTGGAAGTGATATAGCGACCGGAGGACTGTTGCTCCAAGGGACTGTCCTggcactttctactcctctaaaaaaCAGTTGATGTGGGGAGCTAATACTGAGAGAACGATGACTAGGACTATATCCCCTAaattataacagagggaatctggaaagctagtattccacggtaggaaagccaccaccttggtaagttagagataaagtccaagtatattatcctgctttaaatatcattcccacagactcttccctaacagctatgctgccttaaagtgagcacgtggttgattttatctccctacagaagcagacatctGTTGCTGTCTcctcccactgtgtcaccagcccCCCTCAGACCTTCCCCCTATGCAGGTACTAGGCTTCCTCATCTGTGAGCTCAAGGACCTTACTGTAGTTACTACCCATCTTGTGACATATGTAACAACTGAATATGTGTCttattgtgggatacagaaagatttctccagagttgtctcccccaaagatctgccaaacccaagacgctgcttgctacacatggtgaatgactgtacactaggaggtcaacgagagcaggtcagaggttattctccttaagggtatcagagcaaccagactgtatagtTGGACTCACTCTAAGTAGTGCCAATTCCCTCctgatattgttcccttgaaAGAGTGCCTGAAGGCAAGCCCaggaccactcaaggatgactaaggttaggccatgtacccctattccctccctttacaCCTCTAGGttgtccccctcctattgcttgtattgcctatgctacaaccccttcctatgacatAGATTGCTATCTGTAATCAGAGGGCTTGCATGCCTCCAAAGATACATAAGCTTTGTTTAGAACTAAAACCTAAGGATGCTCTCTCCTGCCTGTTCCTCCCCAACCTCCACGTGTACCACCAAGACGAgttgaggtgaacatgctactatgaaatatgtctgacttctttatttttctctctcatttctcccacttctccatgactttactataatcttaaccgtacaattgcaTCTACggaacctgtgattagttgtggggggctggttaCCCCTGCATCTTATGGCTCCCTATAAATATCTCAAGACAGTAAAGACACTCtgttctcccacctccacgtggaccacgaaGAGGGGTTGAAGTGatactataaaatgtgtctgactccttcattttattctctctcctgtCTTTGCTATCTTTATGACTTTACAATGATCTTTATATGTtataactgtacaattgcgcctgcaGACCCTTCAGGTGTTAGAGGCTGGCTTCCTCTGTCAAGTTAACAGTCCCCAAAACTCACACAGATGGCTCTAACCTGTCCTACAGTCACAgtcagtcggaatcaactcgatggaggtgaatttgggtttgtttttatcttttgggGGGTGCCACCCATCCTAAAAACACCCTTTCTACTGAGATGCCCAAGCAGGCTCCTTATATCTagagaagccccagcctgggccagTCCAACTCAGAGCATAGCACGTCCAAGACACCAAGGGCCCACTCACTGCGTCCACCCCACTGCTGAGGTTCCTGCTCCCCCACCAGCTCCGACTGTCATTGCTGAACTGGACCTTGTAGGACGTGACCCAGTCGTACCTggcagagaggtggggagagatcATCAGTACCTACCAGGACTTCCAcccagcctacctgcctgctaagaCTTCTTGGCCTGGGGCTAGTCTGCCTCACCTCCAAATGGAGTTCCTGCCCTGTGTGATAACCCCGGAGAAGCGAGTGACTCGGCCAGCATCCACCTGTAGCCACGGCTCAGCGTCCTGCTGCTCGGCACACCAGGCCCCGTCATACAGGTCACCGTCCTCCAGGCCGGACTGAAGGCATGGGACAGGGGAACCAGGTTCACTGGGGGTGTGGGCAGGgcaggaagggggaaagggagcagtCCCCATGGGTCATCTTGCCCGCCCAAGACGAGGgctctgctgacctggaggttgaGCCGTCCTCGGTGTGGTCCCAACCCAAAGGACTGGCTGCTGGAAGCTTCAAACCGGCTATCTGAAACTCGCAGGGACTCCAGGCCCAAGGGGGGGCAGTCTGGGGCAAAGAGAGGGCAGtcagggcaggcaggcagctaaGCCTAAGCTTGCTCTAGTGCTGGGCAGGCTGCAGGCACGCCTATGCCGGTGAGACCAAGCGCTACTTCATGGTGTGCAAGTCTAGGCTGGTACCTGGTTTTTGCTCCTTGGGGAGGCTACGGCTCCTAGAAGGGGCGACAGTCTCTGTAGGGCTGGGTTGAGCTGTCTTCTTTCGTTTCCTTGTGATGATCTTTTTCTTCTTTACCACCCGAAGCCGGATCTGCCGTCCTGTGGTCCCTGGGGACCAGGGAAGGAGGAAATGGCATGAGATCTCCGATGCAGAGCCCTGCTAACCCAGAAAGGCACCAGAGCCACAGGGATCTAAGGGCCTCAGCATGGCATTCAAGGCCTGCAGTTGgcccccaccagcctctccactctGTTCCTTggatcctcctcctcctggctgaCATGAGTGGGTGTGTGAGACTAGTCTCACCCCTGACCCTCTGTAATAGACAGCCACACCCAGCCAAGCAGGACTGCTGGTTGCTTCAATGAGCTTGGTTCTTTACCAAACAAGGTCTGTGCACAGTACGACTCTCTCCTGTATCACCCACCTCTCATTCTGTTGTCTAATTCCACTCCTCCCTCCAcaccccagcccagaggacctctGGCTCCAGACTGGGTCTCCTGCCTCACAGTCCCTACACCAAGGCCCTCATTGTGTTCGGCCCCTGAGCTAGGGTGCTATTCTCACATCTACGTCTGCCTGGAGACTTTAGCCTTTCCAGAGCTGGGGCTGCATCCTGCTCACCCTTCAGCACAGGGGCAGGCAGGTGTCACCAGCCGCCTACCCACCCAAGCTCCACAGCTGTCTCTGGAACATGCTGCGAATTTCCTGGCCTGTGCCCCTGGGCCTTTGCACGAACTGGTTCCTCCTCCTCGCTGCCCTCTCCCTCCAGTCTTCCTGACCAAGAGTCTCCGGACTCAGTTCGGCTCGCCTCCTTCAAGCAGCTCACCGGACGCTACCCCATTCTGTTCGAGGGCTAAATTCCCACCTTTGAAAAGTTGACAACTAGAACCGCCCACTTCTCGCTGTCCTGGGTAAACAGTGCCCCATCCCTCCAGGCATGCTCCTTCTTTCCCTTGTTCCTTCCTGGAGGGAGCTCCAACTTTCAAGATGGAACCAGCAGAGGACCCAGCGGAATTCTTCCTCTAACTCATCTTGGCACCTTggtctgcaccccccccccttcccctcccagtcCTGCCTCCCCACACCCATCCGAACCTCCATTCCTCCTCTGTGAAAAGGGAAGAGTAAGCAAGGCTTTGGACTGGCAGGAGTCCCGCTggatggcacaaatggttaatacCCTCagctactaattgaaaggttagcTGGTCCAGGAGACACCTCAAAAGAAGACCAGGCTATCCAATTCAGGAAAAGCAGGAACTGAAAACTCTGATGGCACAGTGCTGGATTTCGAAACTCCAGGTCTGTTGGTTCAAAGCTACCACCACTCCTCGGTAGAAATCGGAGGCCGTCTGTTCTAGCCAAGATTTACCACTTCAGAGGAGCCCCGTGCTACTCCGATGCCCATGGGCTCGCCAGGAGTGGGAATCGCGTGGTGGCAGGCAGCTAGTACTCCTAGTACTGTAGGGCTGGAAGAGGCTCCATCTCGCGGGAGCCCATCCTGGGACTGCTGACTCCGAGGGAATCTGGCTGCTGAGTCAGCAGCCATTGCGCGCTGGCGCACCGGTGAGTGTGGTGGTCCCcgaggtggggcggggtgggggtgggggggtgagcagAACTGGCCAGGTCTCTGGTCCATACTCACCGTTGTCTTTCCCCACGGGTGGCTGCACGGGGCTGCTTCGTGGGGCTGGGGTCGAGAGCCAGGCCTCGGTGGTCGTGGGCAGTGAAAAGTTCAGGACCGAGTCGCCGAGCGTCCCTAGACCCGTCCCGGCCGCGGGGGCGCACGCAGCCAGGGTGAACAGAAGAGCCCACATGGCGCGGGCGGAGAGGTGCTCAGCGTGGCGGAGTGGGCTGGCGGGCTCCTCTCTTCCTGCGGGCGGCTGAGCGCCCCCCgccccttcctgccccttcctgctccAGCGCCCCACGCCCCCGAAGCCTCGGCCCGCCCCCAGTCCGCGCGGGTGCGGGGGAACGAGGGCCGACCTCCGCAGAGGAGCGCAGGGGCTGGGCGCCCCCCAGGTCCCCGCACCCACCGACCCTCGCCCTCCCTGCGATTCCGGAGGTCCGGAGCCCACCCGTCAGTCGAcggagccccccgccccccacgcaGACTCGATTTCCCTTACTCTTCTGCGGTCCCACGCTGGGCGCCTGTTGGATGCTCCCAGGCGTGGTGCCCGGAGCTTAGCCCCCTGGTCTCTCCATAAACTTGGTTCAAACTAGTCAACGGACCCGGGCAAGGTGGCAGAAGGGAGAACTTTCGGCCGGAAACGACGAGCCCAGAGGGAAGTCCACCCCGGCGAGGGTGAGACCGAGTGTGATAACTGGGAGAGAGagtgtggggaaactgaggcgggGGAAGGAGCGGGGGCAGGGCTGGAGTTGACCCTCCGGACAACCTTCTGAAGGACCACCCCAGCTCCAGGCGGCCCTTCCCACTCCCACCCGgctcctcccctctgccccctcttcttcccccttctcccctcccctcccctcctctcccgcgCCCGCCGAGCTGCCACGTTCCGGCCTTACATAAGCGTGGAGAGTCTGGCCGGCTGGGGCCGGGGGGCTGAGACTGGACGGCGCCCgccctctgcctcccccacaACGTCCTCGCCCCCAGTCTGCCTcagcctccacctccacccccgccTCCAGAGCACGGGACTCTAAAGGCACCCCCCTTTGggtctccccccaaccccactcccgtgctgggtcgccccaccaGAAGGAAGAATGCGC is drawn from Tenrec ecaudatus isolate mTenEca1 unplaced genomic scaffold, mTenEca1.hap1 Scaffold_2374, whole genome shotgun sequence and contains these coding sequences:
- the LOC142436367 gene encoding putative carboxypeptidase X1 — its product is MWALLFTLAACAPAAGTGLGTLGDSVLNFSLPTTTEAWLSTPAPRSSPVQPPVGKDNGTTGRQIRLRVVKKKKIITRKRKKTAQPSPTETVAPSRSRSLPKEQKPDCPPLGLESLRVSDSRFEASSSQSFGLGPHRGRLNLQSGLEDGDLYDGAWCAEQQDAEPWLQVDAGRVTRFSGVITQGRNSIWRYDWVTSYKVQFSNDSRSWWGSRNLSSGVDAIFPANSDQETPVLNLLPERQVARYIRLLPQTWLEGGAACLRAEILACPVSDPNGLFPEASALGSSDPLDFRHHDYKAMRKLMKQVNEQCPNITRIYNIGKSHQGLKLYVMEMSDHPGEHELGEPEVRYVAGMHGNEVLGRELLLLLMQFLCREFLRGDPRVTRLLTEMRLHLLPSMNPDGHEIAYRKGSELVGWAEGRWTFQGIDLNHNFADLNTPLWTAEDDGLVPDTVPNHHLPLPTYYTLPNATVAPETRAVIEWMQRIPFVLSANLHGGELVVSYPFDMTRTPWAARELTPTPDEAVFRWLSTVYAGTNQAMQNPDRRPCHNQDFSLHGNVINGADWHTVPGSMNDFSYLHTNCFEVTIELSCDKFPHESELPQEWENNKDSLLTYLEQVRMGITGVVRDKDTELGIADAVIAVDGINHDVTTAWGGDYWRLLTPGDYVVTASADGYHSVSRNCRVTFEEGPVPCNFHLTKTPKQRLRELLAAGAKVPPDLRRRLERLRKQRN